In Luteolibacter arcticus, the following proteins share a genomic window:
- a CDS encoding GNAT family N-acetyltransferase, translated as MALELVPATAESIPRLSVICHEAFSALHDRCGIERDIPSPEVGEMIIGQTVQRPDYTGVMAVLDGEIVGSNFITFADEVGGVGPITVDPKVQSKGIGRVLMQWAIDEARRRETRQVRLFQEAINTASLSLYTALGFDWRDTGVLMQATPAAEEDPEVRPITAEDLPAIAELSRQSYGFSRAGDAAQLITWEVPGFLKLRGGKPVAYLFSTLFGHAGAETEEDLLALAAQAARHLPPPLAKFICPMSRPGLFRKALATGHRTGKVLSYMSLGDFTPPPGAHFPSIQC; from the coding sequence ATGGCGCTAGAACTCGTTCCCGCGACCGCGGAATCCATCCCGCGACTTTCCGTCATTTGCCACGAGGCGTTTTCCGCCCTGCACGACCGCTGCGGCATCGAGAGGGATATCCCCAGCCCGGAAGTCGGGGAAATGATCATCGGCCAGACCGTCCAGCGCCCCGACTACACCGGGGTGATGGCGGTGCTCGACGGGGAAATCGTCGGCTCGAATTTCATCACCTTCGCCGACGAGGTGGGGGGCGTGGGGCCGATCACCGTCGATCCCAAGGTGCAGTCGAAGGGCATTGGCAGGGTGCTGATGCAGTGGGCGATCGACGAGGCCCGGCGGCGCGAGACCCGGCAGGTCCGGCTCTTCCAAGAGGCGATCAACACGGCCTCCCTGTCGCTCTACACCGCGCTCGGCTTTGACTGGCGAGATACTGGGGTATTGATGCAGGCGACGCCCGCCGCGGAAGAGGATCCGGAGGTGCGGCCCATCACGGCGGAGGATCTGCCGGCGATCGCGGAGCTTTCCCGGCAGAGCTACGGCTTCTCCCGCGCCGGCGATGCGGCGCAGTTGATCACTTGGGAGGTGCCGGGGTTCCTGAAGCTCCGCGGTGGAAAGCCGGTTGCCTATTTGTTCAGTACGCTTTTTGGTCATGCCGGGGCGGAGACCGAGGAAGATCTGCTGGCGCTGGCCGCCCAAGCTGCCCGCCATCTCCCGCCGCCGCTGGCGAAGTTCATCTGCCCGATGTCCCGGCCGGGGCTATTCCGCAAGGCGCTCGCGACCGGCCACCGGACCGGGAAGGTGCTATCCTACATGTCGCTGGGAGACTTCACCCCGCCACCGGGAGCGCATTTCCCGTCGATCCAGTGTTGA
- a CDS encoding endonuclease/exonuclease/phosphatase family protein, with amino-acid sequence MPHRWKPLLKAIAGGSPGLLLGIAALGTAGSPLGIWSSHVERMSHFRWWWIGMLVLLAAWFFRKRRRALAATAVALIAWAAVPLAPYWISRPAATDEKGLTFLAWNVLWENPTKELAMPWLSHQDADVLLLTECTDDWRERLAPLKEKYPHQISSGRDGAEGMWLLSRHPLDAPDPDGLAAAKPWISTVMHAPGGPVRVIGMHPRTPRSGPRFDQRNEQYDRAAGIASNAGMPVVLLGDLNCTPYSPWFQRLLKRGKLRDSALGFGLHSTWRSNGIGLPIDHILVSDHWQVQSRTVSPDRMGSDHHPVVAVLSRKAP; translated from the coding sequence GTGCCCCATCGCTGGAAGCCGCTGCTGAAAGCCATCGCCGGCGGAAGTCCTGGGCTGTTGCTGGGAATCGCCGCCTTGGGCACAGCAGGGTCGCCGCTGGGGATTTGGTCGAGCCACGTCGAGCGGATGAGCCACTTCCGCTGGTGGTGGATCGGAATGCTCGTCTTGCTGGCGGCATGGTTTTTCCGGAAGCGCCGTCGTGCACTGGCGGCCACCGCGGTGGCTTTGATCGCGTGGGCTGCGGTGCCGCTCGCGCCCTATTGGATTTCCCGGCCCGCCGCCACGGATGAAAAAGGGCTGACCTTCCTCGCTTGGAACGTGCTCTGGGAAAACCCGACGAAGGAACTCGCGATGCCTTGGTTAAGCCACCAGGACGCGGATGTGCTCTTGCTTACCGAGTGCACCGACGATTGGCGCGAGCGGCTTGCGCCATTGAAGGAAAAGTATCCCCACCAGATCTCGAGTGGCCGCGACGGAGCGGAAGGAATGTGGCTGCTAAGCCGCCATCCCTTGGACGCGCCGGATCCCGATGGCCTGGCCGCAGCCAAGCCGTGGATTTCCACCGTCATGCATGCGCCGGGCGGGCCGGTTCGGGTCATCGGCATGCATCCCCGCACCCCGCGGTCGGGACCACGCTTCGACCAGCGGAACGAGCAGTATGACCGGGCGGCGGGCATCGCCTCGAACGCCGGGATGCCGGTGGTGTTGCTCGGCGACCTGAATTGCACGCCCTATTCGCCGTGGTTCCAGCGCTTGCTGAAACGAGGCAAGCTTCGCGATTCAGCACTCGGTTTCGGCCTTCATTCGACGTGGCGAAGCAACGGCATCGGGCTACCCATCGACCACATCCTCGTGAGTGACCACTGGCAGGTGCAGAGCCGGACTGTTTCTCCAGACCGGATGGGCTCCGACCATCACCCGGTGGTTGCCGTGCTAAGCAGGAAGGCCCCCTAG
- a CDS encoding WD40 repeat domain-containing serine/threonine protein kinase yields MNSGNGSVCEVCGEPMAGGGPCSRCLFKVSFADPGEPPPEEPAPWGRLANLELHEEIGRGGMGVVYRARQTGLDRTVAVKVLLRARFAGAEERERFHREARAAARLKHPGIVGIFDIGEDDGVPWFSMEHLPGKNLEQLVRDHPLAARDAAQCVRHVAEAVQHAHDHQVLHRDLKPSNILLDHEAKPQITDFGIARLDSHHDSNLTRTGQMLGSPGYAAPEQAFGGEADARTDVYGLGASLYHLLTSRPPFVGPTLDAVLIQLREDDPLSLRKLNPAVPRDLETVCLKCLRKDPAQRYATAKEVADDLGRFLSGEPIHAKPVGPLGRGWHWARRRPWTAGLAVACALLLATLITSFLAADRREDREGRRVILIAASHEARAERVGDSRRRAMAAVQEAWKIKSSPGLRNEAIAALSLPGVEFLPALGGELPAPPAGELSVPDDSGRRRAVVRSRPGGRADVIEILSVPEGKVLQRLEHDHRITCLDWSGELLIAGGSSIRLVYVWDTFTGRRLHRFGGHNADLEAVAFRPGGQEFVSVARDGMLRVWHGGLGAELLRLTSLPEHAGPVAWSEDGSVLRVGRSDGSAIDGFRFEWPRFVTVVGPGALEPRSENLASLHLGTSGKVAVTVDEDVCRLWSLAEGREVARFPKLDTEWMSAALAPDALWLSGWNAGLRRIPLSADFLPAATNPQSSRVGPGPLLVAASRDGKFLALTHNDERPENDRLLLVATADHAVRKLPQQDPYCAAFSPAGDLLVTGSFRVPGATLHSLQGGTPRPLDHPGLVLGARFTDDGHTLWLWGDHAVTRWDTGSWNSEAMHTGEAPLGFTISPDGTIASSTTRRAVVLHDARDLSKIARFEIPSPVGEVGMPTLAFSPDSSHLAIHVADGAVVSWDIPALREELGKYGMNWKTPAHPAEPARSRVDKSTR; encoded by the coding sequence ATGAATTCCGGGAACGGCAGCGTGTGCGAAGTCTGCGGCGAGCCCATGGCCGGCGGGGGACCGTGCTCGCGCTGTCTTTTCAAGGTCTCCTTCGCCGATCCGGGCGAACCACCTCCCGAAGAGCCCGCGCCATGGGGCCGGCTGGCGAACCTCGAGCTGCACGAAGAGATCGGCCGCGGGGGCATGGGCGTGGTCTATCGCGCCCGGCAAACCGGCCTGGATCGCACGGTCGCAGTGAAGGTGCTGCTGCGGGCGCGCTTCGCCGGGGCGGAGGAACGGGAGCGCTTTCACCGCGAAGCGCGGGCGGCGGCACGGCTGAAGCATCCTGGCATCGTCGGGATTTTCGACATCGGCGAGGACGACGGGGTGCCGTGGTTCAGCATGGAGCACCTGCCGGGAAAGAATCTGGAACAGCTCGTTCGCGACCATCCGCTCGCCGCACGGGATGCCGCGCAGTGCGTGCGCCACGTCGCGGAGGCCGTCCAGCACGCTCACGACCACCAAGTGCTCCACCGCGACCTGAAGCCGTCCAACATCCTGCTGGACCACGAGGCCAAGCCGCAGATCACCGATTTCGGGATCGCCCGGCTGGACAGCCACCACGACTCCAACCTGACCCGCACCGGCCAGATGCTCGGCTCACCGGGCTACGCGGCTCCCGAGCAAGCCTTCGGTGGCGAGGCCGATGCCCGGACGGATGTCTATGGTCTGGGCGCGTCGCTTTACCACCTCCTCACCAGCCGGCCTCCCTTCGTGGGGCCGACGCTCGATGCCGTCCTCATCCAGCTCCGCGAAGACGATCCCCTCTCCCTGCGGAAGCTGAACCCGGCGGTGCCGCGCGACTTGGAAACGGTCTGTCTGAAATGCCTGCGCAAGGATCCCGCCCAGCGCTACGCCACGGCCAAGGAGGTGGCCGATGACCTTGGGCGCTTTCTTTCCGGCGAGCCCATCCATGCCAAGCCCGTCGGCCCGCTCGGCCGCGGGTGGCACTGGGCACGGCGACGGCCGTGGACTGCGGGGCTGGCAGTCGCGTGTGCACTGTTGCTTGCCACCCTGATCACCAGTTTCCTGGCGGCAGATCGGCGGGAGGATCGCGAAGGACGCCGGGTGATTCTGATCGCGGCTTCCCACGAGGCGCGGGCGGAGCGGGTTGGCGATTCCCGGCGTCGGGCGATGGCTGCGGTCCAGGAGGCTTGGAAAATCAAGTCTTCGCCGGGATTGCGGAACGAGGCGATTGCCGCGCTCTCGCTGCCCGGAGTCGAATTCCTGCCTGCCCTCGGAGGGGAGCTCCCCGCCCCGCCAGCGGGCGAGCTTTCCGTTCCGGATGACTCCGGTCGCCGACGTGCCGTGGTTCGCTCGCGGCCGGGGGGACGTGCCGATGTCATCGAAATCCTCTCCGTGCCGGAGGGCAAAGTTCTCCAACGGCTGGAACACGATCACCGGATCACCTGTCTCGATTGGTCCGGCGAGCTCCTCATCGCCGGCGGCAGCTCGATCCGGCTGGTGTATGTCTGGGACACCTTCACCGGCCGGCGCCTGCATCGCTTCGGGGGACACAATGCCGATCTCGAAGCGGTCGCCTTCCGCCCCGGCGGGCAGGAGTTTGTCAGCGTCGCCCGCGACGGGATGCTGAGGGTCTGGCACGGTGGCCTGGGCGCGGAGCTGCTTCGCCTCACAAGCTTGCCAGAGCACGCGGGACCGGTCGCGTGGTCGGAAGACGGCAGCGTGTTGCGAGTCGGCCGTTCGGACGGCAGCGCGATTGATGGCTTCCGTTTCGAGTGGCCGCGGTTTGTCACCGTGGTGGGCCCGGGAGCACTCGAGCCGCGGTCGGAGAACCTCGCGAGCCTGCATCTGGGGACTTCCGGGAAGGTCGCCGTGACGGTGGATGAAGACGTCTGCCGCCTGTGGTCGCTCGCCGAGGGCCGCGAAGTGGCGCGCTTTCCCAAGCTCGATACCGAATGGATGTCCGCCGCTCTCGCCCCGGACGCCCTCTGGCTCTCTGGCTGGAACGCGGGCCTGCGCCGCATTCCCCTGTCGGCCGATTTCCTTCCAGCGGCCACGAACCCGCAATCCTCCCGGGTCGGCCCCGGCCCGCTGCTCGTCGCCGCCTCCCGGGACGGAAAATTCCTGGCCTTGACGCACAATGACGAGCGCCCGGAAAACGACCGCCTCCTTCTCGTTGCCACCGCCGACCACGCCGTCCGAAAACTCCCGCAGCAGGACCCCTACTGCGCCGCCTTTTCGCCCGCTGGAGACCTGCTCGTCACCGGCAGCTTCCGCGTCCCGGGCGCGACCTTGCATTCCCTGCAAGGAGGCACGCCCCGGCCGCTGGATCATCCGGGCCTGGTGCTCGGCGCGCGCTTCACGGATGACGGCCACACGCTTTGGCTGTGGGGTGACCACGCCGTGACGCGCTGGGACACCGGCTCGTGGAATTCCGAAGCCATGCACACCGGCGAAGCGCCGCTCGGCTTCACGATCTCGCCCGATGGTACCATCGCCTCCAGCACTACCCGCCGGGCCGTAGTCCTCCACGATGCCCGCGACCTTTCGAAAATCGCCCGCTTTGAGATCCCCTCACCCGTCGGCGAAGTCGGCATGCCCACCCTTGCCTTCAGCCCGGATAGTAGCCACTTGGCGATCCATGTGGCGGACGGAGCAGTGGTTTCGTGGGACATCCCCGCGTTGCGCGAGGAACTCGGCAAGTACGGGATGAATTGGAAAACCCCGGCCCATCCTGCGGAGCCGGCGCGATCACGCGTCGATAAATCCACTCGATGA
- a CDS encoding RNA polymerase sigma factor yields MPPASDEFPPSPRFATTRWTLLGNAGEASRRDGAWEHFSRSYWYPVYAFIRRRGHGPDDASDLTQAFFAKLIEQDWLSKVEQRDTRFSTLLVTILKNFLIKSHHRETAQKRGGGERPVSLDMAHAEHWFGQEPVTQEAPEAFFEKRWAHAVMEAALARLRDEFEATGKGKVFEMISPFLSRQAVPGDYDAVGEQLGIHGRSVAVAVYRMRTDFCAMVRHEVAAGLRDDSLLEEEMMALAELLGT; encoded by the coding sequence ATGCCCCCGGCTTCCGATGAGTTCCCACCCTCCCCCCGTTTTGCCACGACGCGCTGGACGCTGTTGGGGAACGCCGGGGAAGCGTCACGGCGGGACGGGGCCTGGGAGCACTTTTCCCGCAGCTACTGGTATCCGGTCTACGCCTTCATCCGCCGCCGGGGCCATGGGCCGGACGACGCCAGCGACCTCACCCAGGCCTTCTTCGCCAAGCTCATCGAGCAGGACTGGCTTTCCAAGGTAGAGCAGCGCGACACCCGGTTCAGCACCCTGCTGGTGACCATCCTGAAGAACTTCCTGATCAAGTCCCACCACCGCGAGACCGCACAGAAGCGCGGTGGCGGCGAGCGGCCGGTTTCTCTGGATATGGCCCACGCCGAGCACTGGTTTGGTCAGGAACCCGTGACTCAAGAGGCACCGGAAGCCTTCTTCGAAAAACGCTGGGCGCACGCGGTGATGGAGGCGGCCCTGGCACGGCTGCGGGACGAATTCGAGGCGACCGGCAAGGGGAAGGTCTTCGAAATGATCAGCCCGTTTCTCTCCCGCCAGGCCGTCCCGGGCGACTACGACGCGGTCGGCGAGCAGCTCGGCATCCACGGTCGCAGCGTCGCCGTGGCAGTGTACCGGATGCGCACCGATTTCTGCGCCATGGTGCGCCACGAGGTCGCCGCCGGCTTGCGCGATGACAGCCTTTTGGAAGAAGAAATGATGGCGCTCGCGGAGCTGTTGGGAACGTGA
- a CDS encoding TonB-dependent receptor: MREEELDTHHKALKINLDPRWYGTLAEIGAGQEVVRWFFRVGAAAGTVAKSISAYDMMVSDAIYGSGDRYVSRTRLQAMLDREFSLNVERLADKRGDSTAFFAFADTVVARSFKGGNECHGWMGVKFQSRPRDEPSQILIHIRMLDTEASLQQEALGVVGVNLLYGAFFLHHEPEQLVESLLDKLTTGRIEIDVIEFRGIEFRSVDNRLISLKLVQLGLSGAAMFGPDGQVLQPSEALYKKAVLVERGSFRPPTHVNLDMLQSALEKFTADPDVAGKQVLPIFELTMRNLLAGGSDVDRRDFLARADLLAACGMTVMISDYFEYYRLAAYISWRTKERIGIVMGTPSLTELFEEKYYTQLPGGILESFGRLFKYNLKLYIYPLQNAQTGALTNVDNLEVAPELKKLYGYLADRGSFVALDNFKPEFLHIFSRDVLKKIAAGDEAWVDMVPTQVAQMVKERRFFGCRPGL; encoded by the coding sequence ATGCGCGAGGAAGAACTCGATACCCACCACAAGGCGCTCAAAATCAATCTCGACCCGCGCTGGTACGGGACGCTCGCCGAAATTGGGGCCGGTCAGGAGGTCGTGCGTTGGTTTTTCCGCGTCGGCGCGGCCGCCGGGACCGTGGCCAAGAGCATCTCCGCCTACGACATGATGGTCAGCGATGCCATCTACGGCAGCGGCGACCGCTATGTCTCCCGCACCCGCCTCCAGGCGATGCTCGACCGCGAGTTTTCCCTCAATGTCGAGCGCCTCGCCGACAAGCGAGGCGACAGCACCGCCTTCTTCGCCTTCGCCGACACCGTGGTCGCCCGCAGCTTCAAGGGCGGCAACGAGTGCCACGGCTGGATGGGCGTGAAATTCCAATCCCGCCCGCGCGACGAGCCGAGCCAGATCCTCATCCACATCCGCATGCTGGACACAGAGGCCTCGCTCCAACAGGAAGCGCTCGGCGTGGTCGGCGTGAACCTGCTCTACGGCGCCTTCTTCCTCCATCACGAGCCGGAGCAGCTTGTGGAAAGCCTGCTCGACAAGCTGACCACCGGCCGCATCGAGATCGACGTGATCGAGTTCCGCGGCATCGAGTTCCGCTCCGTGGACAACCGGCTGATCAGCCTCAAGCTCGTCCAGCTCGGCCTCAGCGGCGCGGCGATGTTCGGGCCCGACGGGCAAGTACTACAACCATCGGAGGCACTCTACAAAAAGGCGGTGTTGGTCGAACGGGGAAGCTTCCGCCCGCCGACCCATGTGAACCTGGACATGCTCCAGTCCGCGCTGGAGAAATTCACCGCCGACCCGGATGTCGCGGGGAAGCAGGTGCTGCCGATCTTCGAGCTCACCATGCGCAATCTGCTGGCCGGTGGCAGCGACGTGGACCGCCGCGATTTCCTCGCCCGCGCCGACCTGCTCGCCGCCTGTGGGATGACGGTGATGATCTCGGACTACTTCGAGTATTACCGGCTTGCCGCCTACATCTCCTGGCGGACCAAGGAGAGAATCGGCATCGTCATGGGCACGCCGAGCCTCACCGAGCTCTTCGAGGAAAAGTACTACACCCAGCTCCCCGGCGGCATCCTCGAAAGCTTCGGCCGCCTCTTCAAATACAACCTCAAGCTCTACATCTATCCGCTCCAAAACGCGCAAACCGGCGCGCTGACCAATGTGGACAATCTCGAGGTCGCGCCGGAATTGAAGAAGCTCTACGGCTACCTGGCCGACCGCGGCAGCTTCGTCGCGCTGGACAATTTCAAGCCGGAGTTCCTCCACATCTTCTCGCGTGACGTGCTGAAGAAGATCGCCGCCGGTGACGAGGCGTGGGTGGACATGGTCCCGACCCAGGTCGCCCAAATGGTCAAGGAGCGCCGCTTCTTCGGCTGTCGGCCGGGCCTCTAG
- a CDS encoding PQQ-dependent sugar dehydrogenase has protein sequence MRLAATLALLASVAGAEIESTFFAEGLRDPMEIAVAPDGDLFVVEREGRVLRVRPATGGVFVIGELPVTALRETDKDTPWAREDGLLGIALDPGFASNRRLYLYYSHPKELLNRLSRFELKGGILDLASEKVLLDIPTDRRNKVCHHGGSLAFGPDGLLYLSTGDNTNPFESDGFAPIDDRDGRDHTNAMRSAGNTNDLRGKVLRIKPTEAGYEIPAGNLFPPGTAKTRPEIYVMGCRNPFRISIDPKTRVLYWGEVGPDAGNPGPKGAQGYDEVNQAKQAGNFGWPFVIADNKPYAIVDFATKQTGAMTDPAAPKNPGKHNTGLADLPPAQKAFIWYPYAKSEEFPVVGTGGRNAMAGPVFYYDASRKFNLLGKEDDHALLTYEWIRGKIWKAKLGADEKLEKLEPLLDRLKHPMDLEMAADGTMWLLEYGSEWYFNKDGRIRRLRPADGNKAPTVTVKADGPVYTATVSDPEGDAVTIDWWLTEGVGEVRLGGGPSISPSRPGIELRAVATDAKGAVSIARVPLVKEETLPALQLELAGKPDKLGFGEELAFSVKGAGDPGKLVVRARYIPPTGHDAGGPQFSSEIEKLVVSRQCLACHQMDKTSVGPAYLDVAMKYRSDAEAAARLQAKLKTGGGGTWGEVPMPPQTAVSDAEGETIVRAILGLAEGMAETRGSAEGKLPLCPPPATAAPGGAWEIIAEAPGHTAARTRIAAK, from the coding sequence ATGCGCCTTGCTGCCACCCTTGCCCTGCTCGCGTCCGTTGCCGGAGCGGAGATCGAAAGCACCTTTTTCGCCGAAGGACTCCGCGATCCGATGGAAATCGCCGTTGCGCCGGACGGGGATCTTTTCGTGGTCGAGCGCGAGGGCCGCGTGCTGCGCGTCCGCCCGGCTACCGGCGGCGTCTTCGTGATCGGCGAGCTGCCGGTGACGGCGCTCCGCGAGACGGACAAGGACACTCCGTGGGCGCGCGAGGATGGCCTGCTGGGCATTGCCCTCGACCCCGGATTTGCGTCTAACCGCCGTCTCTATCTTTACTACAGCCACCCGAAGGAGCTGCTGAACCGCCTGTCCCGCTTCGAGTTGAAGGGCGGCATCCTCGATTTGGCCTCGGAGAAAGTGCTGCTCGATATCCCCACCGACCGCCGCAACAAGGTCTGCCATCACGGCGGCTCGCTTGCTTTCGGGCCGGACGGGCTGCTCTACCTGAGCACCGGCGACAATACGAACCCCTTCGAGAGCGACGGCTTCGCGCCGATCGACGATCGCGATGGCCGCGACCACACCAACGCGATGCGCAGCGCGGGCAATACCAACGACCTCCGGGGGAAGGTCCTGCGCATCAAGCCCACCGAGGCTGGCTACGAGATTCCGGCCGGAAACCTCTTTCCCCCCGGCACGGCCAAGACCCGGCCGGAGATCTATGTGATGGGCTGCCGGAATCCCTTCCGCATCTCCATCGACCCGAAGACCCGGGTGCTCTATTGGGGCGAGGTCGGACCTGATGCCGGCAACCCGGGCCCAAAAGGCGCGCAGGGATACGACGAGGTGAACCAAGCCAAGCAGGCGGGTAACTTCGGCTGGCCCTTCGTGATCGCGGACAACAAGCCGTATGCGATCGTCGATTTCGCGACCAAGCAAACCGGTGCGATGACCGATCCCGCCGCGCCGAAAAATCCCGGCAAGCACAACACCGGCTTGGCCGACCTGCCGCCGGCGCAAAAGGCCTTCATTTGGTATCCATACGCGAAGAGCGAGGAGTTCCCAGTGGTGGGAACCGGGGGTCGCAATGCGATGGCGGGGCCGGTTTTTTACTATGATGCTAGTAGAAAGTTCAACCTGCTGGGCAAGGAGGACGATCACGCGTTGCTGACCTACGAATGGATCCGCGGCAAGATCTGGAAGGCCAAGCTCGGGGCGGATGAAAAGTTGGAGAAACTGGAGCCGCTGTTGGATCGCCTGAAGCACCCGATGGATTTGGAGATGGCCGCGGATGGCACCATGTGGCTGCTGGAATACGGCTCCGAGTGGTACTTCAACAAGGACGGCCGGATTCGTCGCCTGCGCCCGGCCGATGGCAACAAGGCGCCGACCGTGACGGTGAAGGCCGACGGTCCCGTTTACACCGCAACTGTTAGTGATCCGGAAGGCGACGCGGTCACCATCGATTGGTGGCTTACCGAGGGGGTGGGGGAGGTGCGGCTCGGAGGCGGGCCGTCTATTTCGCCATCGCGCCCGGGCATCGAGCTGCGCGCCGTGGCGACCGACGCAAAAGGTGCCGTTTCCATCGCGCGGGTGCCGCTGGTGAAGGAGGAAACCCTGCCCGCCCTGCAATTGGAACTCGCCGGTAAGCCCGACAAACTGGGATTCGGCGAGGAGCTGGCCTTTTCGGTGAAGGGGGCAGGGGATCCGGGGAAGCTGGTGGTCCGCGCCCGCTACATCCCGCCGACCGGTCACGATGCCGGTGGCCCGCAGTTTTCCTCGGAGATCGAAAAGCTCGTCGTCTCAAGGCAGTGCCTCGCCTGCCACCAGATGGACAAGACTTCGGTCGGCCCCGCCTACCTCGACGTCGCCATGAAGTATCGCAGCGATGCCGAAGCGGCGGCCCGCCTCCAAGCCAAGCTCAAGACCGGCGGCGGCGGCACGTGGGGCGAAGTCCCGATGCCCCCGCAGACTGCCGTTTCCGATGCCGAGGGAGAGACCATCGTCCGCGCCATCCTCGGCCTCGCCGAGGGCATGGCCGAAACCCGCGGCTCCGCCGAGGGCAAGCTGCCCCTCTGCCCCCCTCCCGCGACCGCAGCACCCGGCGGGGCCTGGGAAATCATCGCCGAAGCCCCCGGCCACACCGCGGCGAGGACGCGGATCGCGGCGAAGTGA